The following proteins are co-located in the Heliorestis convoluta genome:
- the murD gene encoding UDP-N-acetylmuramoyl-L-alanine--D-glutamate ligase, which yields MIDLQPCNNKVLVVGAGKSGIAAARALAKKGAQVTLCDTKPQEKIVVPDDFATMSIQIYGGGYPSLLEHSFQEVVMSPGVPLTVPPAQEAMAQGISITGELELAFRLSPAPFIAITGTNGKTTTTSLMGAILEEANWEPLVGGNIGSPLIEAVQDLSANHWVVAEVSSFQLETVENFHPKVAMILNITPDHLDRHSTMENYGAIKSRIFARQDDGDITILNGDDPLVAPMMKLCAGQVYTFSSKRKVERGTYYDGEKIYFVSTAGTIPLVAVKDLQILGLHNIENAMAASTAALALGIAPSVVAEALKKFHPVEHRMEPVGTVNGVTYVNDSKGTNPDAAIKAIESYEQPVILIAGGKNKGSDFSQLAEVIQKKAKAVILVGQAAGAIEKALRAQGYQAIVTVETFDETVQEAVKIAQQGDIVLLSPACASWDMFSSYEERGRLFKKLVQSL from the coding sequence TTGATAGATTTGCAGCCTTGTAATAATAAAGTTCTCGTTGTTGGTGCTGGAAAAAGTGGAATTGCTGCGGCGAGAGCTCTTGCGAAAAAAGGTGCGCAAGTAACTTTGTGTGATACCAAACCGCAAGAAAAGATTGTGGTGCCTGATGATTTTGCCACAATGTCAATTCAGATTTATGGAGGGGGCTATCCCAGCCTCCTTGAACATTCTTTCCAAGAAGTGGTCATGAGCCCTGGCGTACCGCTAACGGTTCCACCAGCGCAAGAAGCGATGGCACAAGGTATTTCAATTACAGGGGAGCTAGAGTTAGCCTTTCGGCTATCGCCAGCGCCTTTTATCGCGATTACCGGTACGAACGGCAAGACAACAACCACTTCTTTAATGGGTGCTATACTGGAAGAAGCTAACTGGGAGCCTTTGGTGGGTGGTAACATTGGCTCTCCTTTGATAGAAGCAGTGCAAGATTTATCAGCCAACCATTGGGTGGTCGCAGAAGTCTCATCATTTCAGCTAGAGACTGTCGAGAACTTTCATCCCAAAGTAGCTATGATCTTAAACATTACGCCCGATCATTTAGACCGACATAGTACCATGGAAAACTACGGTGCAATTAAAAGCCGTATTTTTGCCAGACAGGATGATGGCGATATTACAATTCTCAACGGGGATGACCCTCTGGTGGCACCTATGATGAAGCTTTGCGCTGGGCAAGTCTATACTTTTAGCTCGAAAAGGAAAGTAGAGCGAGGTACCTATTACGATGGAGAAAAGATTTACTTTGTCTCAACGGCTGGAACGATTCCCCTTGTGGCAGTCAAAGATTTGCAGATCCTAGGGCTTCATAACATTGAAAATGCTATGGCTGCTTCGACAGCAGCATTGGCACTGGGGATTGCGCCCTCTGTTGTAGCAGAAGCGCTGAAAAAGTTTCATCCTGTAGAGCATCGAATGGAGCCCGTTGGTACTGTTAATGGTGTTACTTATGTGAACGATTCTAAAGGTACCAATCCCGATGCGGCAATTAAAGCAATAGAGTCTTACGAACAACCCGTAATTCTTATCGCTGGAGGCAAAAATAAAGGAAGCGACTTTTCTCAATTGGCAGAGGTGATCCAAAAGAAAGCAAAAGCGGTTATTTTGGTTGGGCAGGCCGCGGGAGCCATTGAAAAAGCGTTGCGCGCTCAAGGCTATCAAGCCATTGTTACAGTAGAAACTTTTGATGAGACGGTGCAAGAAGCTGTTAAAATCGCGCAACAAGGTGATATAGTCCTCTTAAGCCCTGCCTGTGCCAGCTGGGATATGTTCTCAAGTTATGAAGAAAGAGGACGTTTGTTCAAAAAGCTAGTCCAAAGCTTATAG
- the murA gene encoding UDP-N-acetylglucosamine 1-carboxyvinyltransferase, translating to MSGERRICIEGGHPLAGTVRISGAKNAVLPILAASLMAKGSCRITDVPNLTDVRVMLEVLSNLGAQVHWDEGTLVIDATEARTDEISADLMRRMRASNLVLGPLLSRFRRVKLSHPGGCSIGSRPMDLHLKGLQNMGARFEERFGYFEVEAERLQGADIHLDFPSVGATENLMMAACLAKGTTVIRNAAKEPEIIDLQNFLNALGARVRGAGLDVIRIDGVSELGGGKHQVIPDRIEAGTFMVAAAITEGDVRITNVIPEHVEPVTAKLREAGVIVQEENDAIRVIGTKERQGIDLKTMPYPGFPTDMQAQMMAFLSIGQGTSVISETIFENRFKHVDELRRMGANIRLEGRVAIVKGVPSLSGAVVEATDLRAGSALILAGLCAENGTTVERIHHIERGYERLVDKLSILGAQIRLEETIFSQ from the coding sequence ATGTCAGGGGAACGAAGGATCTGCATAGAGGGGGGGCATCCTTTAGCCGGGACAGTTCGAATTAGTGGAGCGAAGAACGCCGTATTGCCTATCTTAGCAGCTTCATTGATGGCGAAAGGTTCTTGCAGGATCACTGATGTCCCAAATTTAACAGATGTTCGGGTTATGCTTGAGGTCTTATCCAATCTGGGTGCGCAAGTTCACTGGGACGAAGGAACTTTAGTTATAGATGCGACAGAGGCTAGAACCGATGAAATTTCTGCTGATCTAATGCGACGCATGCGTGCATCCAATCTCGTCTTAGGGCCTTTACTTAGTCGCTTTCGACGAGTAAAGCTTTCTCATCCTGGTGGTTGCTCCATTGGGAGTCGCCCTATGGATCTTCACCTTAAAGGATTACAAAACATGGGCGCTCGCTTTGAGGAGAGATTCGGCTACTTTGAAGTAGAAGCGGAACGCTTGCAAGGAGCCGATATTCATCTAGACTTTCCAAGTGTGGGAGCAACGGAAAATTTAATGATGGCTGCTTGCTTGGCAAAAGGCACAACGGTGATTCGCAATGCAGCCAAAGAGCCAGAAATTATCGATCTTCAAAACTTTTTGAATGCTTTGGGTGCGAGAGTGCGTGGCGCAGGCCTTGATGTAATTCGAATTGACGGCGTTTCAGAATTAGGTGGTGGCAAGCACCAGGTTATTCCTGATCGAATTGAAGCAGGCACATTTATGGTTGCTGCAGCAATTACAGAAGGCGATGTTCGAATTACGAACGTAATCCCAGAACATGTAGAGCCCGTAACAGCAAAACTTCGAGAAGCAGGCGTTATTGTACAAGAAGAGAACGATGCGATTCGTGTTATTGGAACAAAGGAACGACAAGGTATTGACTTGAAAACGATGCCCTATCCAGGCTTCCCTACGGATATGCAGGCACAAATGATGGCTTTTTTATCAATCGGTCAGGGAACGAGTGTGATATCAGAAACCATATTTGAAAATCGTTTCAAGCATGTTGATGAATTAAGAAGAATGGGTGCCAACATTCGGCTAGAAGGTCGGGTTGCTATTGTGAAAGGAGTACCCTCTTTAAGTGGTGCGGTTGTAGAAGCCACTGATTTGCGGGCTGGTTCTGCCTTGATTTTAGCAGGCCTTTGTGCTGAAAATGGTACGACTGTAGAGAGAATTCATCATATAGAAAGAGGCTATGAAAGATTGGTCGATAAACTATCTATATTGGGAGCTCAGATTCGACTAGAAGAGACCATTTTTTCTCAATAA
- the mraY gene encoding phospho-N-acetylmuramoyl-pentapeptide-transferase, translating into MESLFYAFIIAAAIGLITGPWLIPFLRRLKFGQNIREDGPKAHLSKAGTPTMGGILFLFAIPLGALIPQGFSVEMALLLLGTLGFGLIGFTDDFIKVVKKRSLGLRAYQKIAGQLVVAIILIYGVVHILDRGTALYIPFLNTWWEVGYWYYGLALFLIIGTTNAVNLADGLDGLASGMTFWVALAFAVIASAERATDAAIFASALAGGCIGFLFFNRHPARMFMGDTGSLALGGAIAALAMITRTELILPILGAVFVAEALSVILQVASFKLTGKRIFRMSPLHHHFELGGWREETVVYSFWAASLVAASLGTMLAFNIRF; encoded by the coding sequence ATGGAATCATTATTCTATGCTTTTATCATTGCTGCAGCAATAGGATTAATAACAGGACCGTGGCTGATTCCTTTCTTGAGACGTCTTAAGTTTGGTCAGAATATACGGGAAGATGGACCGAAGGCTCATCTAAGCAAAGCTGGGACGCCTACGATGGGTGGCATTCTTTTTTTATTTGCCATTCCTTTAGGTGCTTTAATTCCTCAAGGATTCTCTGTGGAAATGGCCCTGTTATTGCTCGGAACTCTTGGCTTTGGACTTATTGGTTTTACGGACGATTTTATTAAAGTTGTAAAGAAACGCTCTCTTGGCTTGAGGGCTTATCAAAAAATTGCAGGTCAACTTGTAGTTGCTATTATATTGATCTATGGCGTTGTTCATATTTTGGACCGTGGAACAGCTCTTTATATTCCTTTCTTAAATACTTGGTGGGAAGTAGGCTACTGGTATTATGGTCTTGCTTTATTTTTAATTATTGGTACGACCAATGCTGTAAACCTTGCTGATGGTTTAGATGGTCTTGCATCAGGCATGACTTTTTGGGTTGCTCTTGCTTTTGCTGTGATTGCATCGGCAGAACGAGCTACCGATGCAGCTATTTTTGCCTCTGCTTTAGCAGGTGGTTGTATAGGATTTCTGTTCTTTAATCGCCATCCTGCCCGTATGTTTATGGGAGATACGGGGTCGCTGGCTCTTGGTGGTGCCATTGCTGCACTAGCAATGATCACTCGTACGGAACTGATCTTACCGATTTTAGGTGCTGTCTTTGTAGCAGAAGCTTTGTCTGTTATTTTGCAAGTTGCTTCTTTTAAGCTAACAGGAAAACGTATTTTTCGCATGAGCCCTTTGCACCATCATTTTGAACTCGGTGGATGGAGAGAAGAAACGGTCGTCTATTCTTTTTGGGCCGCTTCTCTTGTAGCAGCCTCGCTAGGAACGATGCTAGCATTTAATATTCGTTTCTAG
- the murG gene encoding undecaprenyldiphospho-muramoylpentapeptide beta-N-acetylglucosaminyltransferase, which yields MMMKRKMTFVVTGGGTGGHIYPALAIARGLEKRFSGAEVHYIGSHRGLEKSIVPREGLPFLAVHSRGLERKVHPKAMLSFGVTALGLLEALVVLRRLKPQALIGTGGFVALPVAMAALFLGIPTLIHEQNAFAGITNRILAPRVRKVLLTFDEARKRLESRQAVLTGLPVRPSIVTATRAEGRQFFSISEDSFVLLVVGGSRGAQRLNEALPTLAKAWSGNNKYHIIHVTGQANYDSTREHYQKTGIDLDNDGNIKIIGYLDHMELALAAADLAVGRSGAAFLSELTVRGVPSLLVPYPYAAENHQEANARSMEAAGAAQILLDKDVDGETIKKTIQSLCNQPTQLASMAKAAKALGQPEALERILDEIEDVL from the coding sequence ATGATGATGAAAAGAAAAATGACTTTTGTCGTGACTGGTGGAGGAACGGGAGGACATATCTATCCAGCCCTAGCGATTGCAAGAGGCTTGGAAAAACGTTTTTCTGGTGCAGAAGTACATTATATCGGGAGCCATCGTGGCTTAGAAAAAAGTATTGTACCTCGGGAAGGCTTGCCTTTTCTAGCTGTACACAGTCGTGGGCTAGAAAGAAAAGTTCATCCAAAAGCAATGCTTTCTTTTGGTGTGACAGCGCTGGGGTTGCTAGAAGCGCTTGTTGTTTTACGTCGACTAAAGCCACAGGCCTTGATCGGTACGGGAGGCTTTGTAGCTTTGCCAGTGGCTATGGCAGCGCTTTTTTTAGGTATCCCAACGCTGATTCATGAGCAGAATGCTTTTGCCGGAATTACCAATCGTATTCTAGCGCCTCGAGTCCGGAAAGTGCTCTTAACGTTTGATGAAGCAAGAAAAAGATTGGAAAGTCGTCAGGCTGTTCTGACGGGTCTCCCTGTACGACCTTCCATTGTAACGGCGACAAGAGCGGAAGGCCGACAGTTTTTCTCTATATCAGAAGATTCCTTTGTGTTGCTTGTCGTTGGTGGTAGTAGAGGCGCTCAACGTCTGAATGAAGCTTTGCCAACGCTGGCTAAAGCCTGGTCTGGGAACAATAAATATCATATCATTCATGTTACAGGGCAAGCCAACTATGATTCGACGCGAGAGCACTATCAAAAAACGGGCATAGATCTGGATAATGATGGAAACATTAAGATTATCGGCTATCTTGATCATATGGAGCTTGCTCTGGCTGCTGCTGATCTTGCTGTTGGCCGGTCCGGCGCAGCTTTTCTTTCTGAGCTTACTGTTCGAGGTGTACCTTCTCTATTGGTACCTTATCCCTATGCAGCAGAGAATCACCAAGAAGCAAACGCCCGCAGCATGGAAGCCGCGGGCGCAGCGCAAATTCTGTTGGATAAAGACGTAGATGGAGAGACTATTAAAAAAACCATTCAATCGCTTTGCAACCAACCTACTCAGTTGGCTTCCATGGCAAAAGCTGCGAAGGCTTTGGGTCAACCGGAGGCGTTGGAAAGAATTTTAGATGAGATTGAAGATGTATTATAA
- the murC gene encoding UDP-N-acetylmuramate--L-alanine ligase produces the protein MKWNKDRKIHFIGIGGTGMSGLARILLQLGYPVSGSDLADTVVTQRLRSEGAIVFKGHKAQNIDSAVDVVVVSTAVKKDNPELIAAKERDLTILHRADLLAELMKLKKGVAIAGSHGKTTTSALLGLVLKQAQLDPAIVVGGEIRDINGNATWGQGDYMAAEADESDASFLKLNPWMAVITNIEDDHLDHYHSVDAIVKAFYDFADNVSPEGSLILCNDDQRLREMATAIVNKKVWTYAIHEEGDYRVVNPSLTAAGSEGEIFFQGQYLGTMKISIPGLHNLSNALAVFVVCHQIGMPVERILQGIEAFRGVGRRFQRIGHIRGIEVVDDYAHHPTEVKATLAAAKQVEPKRVIAVFQPHRYSRTQAQYQEFGKAFGDADVVIINEVYPAGEKAIPGVSADLIIKALPKEMQEKVFYGANAEDMIQHLIRIAKPGDLVLTMGAGNIWSVGVEYLNRLTGEVSIR, from the coding sequence GTGAAATGGAATAAAGACAGAAAGATTCACTTTATTGGCATTGGCGGAACAGGCATGAGTGGCTTAGCCAGGATTTTATTACAGTTAGGCTATCCTGTAAGCGGTTCCGACTTGGCTGATACAGTCGTTACTCAGAGATTGCGTTCAGAAGGAGCTATCGTTTTCAAAGGTCACAAAGCACAAAATATTGACTCCGCTGTCGACGTTGTTGTCGTCTCCACGGCTGTAAAGAAGGATAATCCGGAGCTCATAGCAGCGAAAGAAAGAGATCTTACAATTTTACACAGAGCTGACTTGTTGGCAGAACTCATGAAGCTGAAAAAAGGGGTTGCCATTGCCGGTTCTCACGGTAAAACAACAACAAGTGCTCTTTTAGGGCTCGTCTTAAAACAGGCTCAGCTAGATCCAGCCATTGTTGTTGGTGGTGAAATTCGTGATATTAATGGCAATGCCACATGGGGGCAAGGCGATTATATGGCTGCTGAAGCCGATGAAAGCGATGCTTCTTTTCTGAAATTAAATCCCTGGATGGCTGTAATTACGAACATCGAAGATGATCATCTTGACCATTATCACTCTGTCGATGCGATCGTTAAAGCATTTTATGATTTTGCTGATAATGTATCACCAGAAGGTTCTTTAATTCTTTGTAATGATGATCAACGATTGCGAGAGATGGCGACTGCCATAGTGAACAAAAAGGTGTGGACCTATGCTATTCATGAAGAAGGGGATTACAGAGTTGTCAACCCCAGCTTAACAGCAGCTGGTTCCGAAGGAGAGATATTTTTCCAAGGTCAATATCTTGGCACGATGAAAATCTCCATACCAGGGCTTCACAATCTGAGTAATGCGCTAGCTGTCTTTGTCGTTTGTCATCAAATCGGGATGCCCGTTGAAAGGATTTTACAAGGCATAGAGGCTTTTCGTGGTGTAGGTCGTAGATTTCAGCGAATAGGCCATATTCGAGGTATTGAGGTAGTCGATGACTATGCACATCATCCTACAGAAGTAAAAGCAACGCTTGCAGCGGCCAAACAAGTGGAACCGAAAAGAGTTATTGCTGTATTTCAGCCCCATCGTTATAGTCGTACGCAAGCGCAGTATCAAGAGTTCGGGAAAGCTTTTGGCGATGCCGATGTTGTAATTATCAATGAAGTGTATCCAGCTGGTGAAAAGGCAATTCCAGGCGTGTCAGCAGACTTGATTATTAAAGCGCTGCCGAAGGAGATGCAAGAAAAAGTCTTTTACGGAGCCAATGCAGAAGATATGATTCAACATTTGATAAGAATTGCAAAGCCTGGCGATCTTGTTCTGACCATGGGAGCCGGAAATATTTGGTCCGTAGGCGTTGAATATTTAAACCGATTGACCGGAGAAGTATCTATCCGGTAG
- the spoVE gene encoding stage V sporulation protein E translates to MRLKARAPDFIIFLSVILLLTFGIVMVLSASSVKATYLYNDAFHFFKRQTMWALLGIAVMIAMMRLDYRRLIPYSKWFIIGSFILLIAVLIPGLGKTVSGSTRWLNLGPLAFQPSELIKLAVVIFVAHRLSQSGYKLTNLTKGLSPYLLLMAAIAGLILLQPDLGTAMAICGTIYIMLYVAGARKSHMISLGVIGVILIALAAILEPYRMRRITGFLDPWADPLGTGFHTLQSLFALGSGGLFGSGLGQSKQKYFYLPENHTDFLFAILGEELGMLGATFVIVLFFVLVWRGLRVAILCPDAFGSLLAVGLTCQIALQAIINMGVVTGLLPVTGITLPFLSYGGSSLFFTLAGVGLLLNISRFTPR, encoded by the coding sequence ATGCGTCTCAAAGCGAGGGCACCTGATTTTATCATTTTTCTGTCTGTCATTCTCTTATTGACCTTTGGTATTGTAATGGTTTTAAGTGCTAGTTCTGTGAAGGCCACCTATCTTTATAACGATGCTTTTCACTTTTTTAAAAGACAAACTATGTGGGCTTTGCTAGGAATTGCTGTTATGATTGCAATGATGCGTCTAGACTATAGACGTCTCATCCCCTATAGCAAATGGTTTATCATTGGTAGTTTTATACTTTTGATTGCAGTACTAATACCCGGTCTGGGGAAAACCGTATCAGGTTCAACGCGATGGCTTAATCTTGGGCCTTTAGCTTTTCAACCTTCTGAGTTAATTAAGCTGGCTGTAGTTATTTTTGTAGCCCATCGATTATCCCAATCGGGCTATAAATTAACGAATTTGACAAAGGGACTGAGTCCCTATCTTTTGTTAATGGCAGCAATTGCGGGGCTTATCTTATTACAGCCTGATCTTGGTACGGCCATGGCGATTTGTGGTACTATTTATATTATGCTCTATGTAGCAGGCGCTCGTAAAAGTCATATGATATCGCTCGGTGTAATCGGTGTTATTCTCATTGCACTAGCTGCAATCTTAGAACCCTATCGTATGAGGCGAATTACAGGTTTCCTAGATCCTTGGGCCGATCCATTGGGAACAGGGTTTCATACTTTGCAATCCCTCTTTGCCTTAGGTTCTGGAGGTCTTTTCGGGAGCGGCCTAGGCCAGAGCAAACAGAAGTACTTTTACCTTCCAGAGAACCATACAGACTTTCTTTTTGCAATTTTGGGCGAAGAACTAGGTATGTTAGGCGCTACTTTTGTTATTGTCTTATTCTTCGTTTTGGTGTGGCGTGGTTTGCGAGTAGCCATTCTTTGTCCCGATGCTTTTGGTAGTTTGCTGGCTGTTGGCCTTACTTGTCAAATTGCCTTACAAGCGATTATCAATATGGGCGTTGTAACAGGGTTGTTGCCAGTAACAGGGATTACCTTGCCTTTTCTCTCCTACGGGGGCTCTTCGCTCTTCTTTACCCTGGCTGGTGTCGGTTTGTTATTGAACATATCGCGATTTACCCCTCGATAG
- the murB gene encoding UDP-N-acetylmuramate dehydrogenase has translation MTIHKGLERAYQHIQGAFRGSWKVNESMALHTTWRIGGPADVLAIPEDEADLAYLLLQCKECKVPWTVIGAGSNILVSDGGIEGIVIKLDNFSQKEWQNHRFIAGAGCKLPSLARYTAQKGYKGLDFAVAIPATLGGAAVMNAGAHGQSMAEVVTWIEGINEQGQKVCYEKSELQYGYRFSRLQKEKIVVTTVAMDLLSHVREEIEATMREVFEKRKATQPLQWPNAGSIFLNPPGQSAGKLIEEVGMKGFTFGGAQVSKIHGNFIVNLGNAKAAEVLEIIEEVRRRVKTTCGIELESEVHVIGRTGEAG, from the coding sequence ATGACGATTCATAAGGGTCTAGAAAGAGCCTATCAGCACATTCAAGGGGCTTTTCGAGGCTCTTGGAAAGTCAATGAGTCCATGGCTCTTCACACGACTTGGCGAATTGGCGGACCTGCTGATGTCTTGGCCATACCGGAAGATGAGGCTGATCTAGCTTATTTGCTTTTACAGTGTAAAGAATGCAAGGTACCTTGGACTGTCATCGGAGCAGGTTCTAATATACTTGTTTCTGATGGTGGAATAGAAGGTATTGTTATTAAATTGGATAATTTTTCGCAAAAAGAATGGCAAAACCATCGATTCATTGCTGGTGCAGGATGTAAATTGCCTTCTTTGGCTCGCTATACAGCACAAAAAGGATACAAAGGATTGGATTTTGCTGTAGCGATACCAGCTACCTTAGGTGGTGCTGCTGTTATGAATGCCGGTGCCCACGGTCAGTCTATGGCTGAAGTGGTGACCTGGATTGAAGGCATCAATGAACAAGGCCAAAAGGTTTGCTACGAAAAGTCAGAATTACAATATGGCTATCGTTTTTCGCGTCTGCAAAAAGAAAAAATAGTAGTGACAACAGTTGCTATGGATTTGCTTTCTCATGTAAGAGAAGAGATTGAAGCTACCATGAGAGAGGTTTTTGAAAAAAGAAAAGCTACGCAGCCATTGCAATGGCCCAATGCAGGTAGTATTTTTCTTAACCCCCCCGGTCAATCAGCAGGAAAGTTGATTGAAGAAGTGGGGATGAAAGGCTTTACCTTTGGAGGTGCCCAGGTTTCAAAGATTCATGGCAACTTTATTGTCAATCTTGGCAATGCGAAAGCGGCAGAGGTACTAGAGATTATTGAAGAGGTTCGTCGACGTGTGAAGACAACCTGCGGGATAGAACTGGAATCAGAAGTTCATGTCATCGGGAGAACCGGGGAGGCAGGTTGA
- a CDS encoding UDP-N-acetylmuramoyl-tripeptide--D-alanyl-D-alanine ligase, with translation MRNLKIGQLAQWIDGKVYGNQQRLFSGLARIDSRQVQEGDLFFAFSGKNTDGHKYVPQVLAKAVAAVVVQEFDEQWLDWLQPEQAIIVVHDVQKALQQGARAYRQSRNVPVIAITGSTGKTSTKDLVATALESTLDVMKSPGNFNNEIGLPLTLLSMQDHHQALVLEMGMRGRGQIEELCSIASPDIAVLTNIGPVHLELLGSMEAIAEAKGELLRSLQPEGIAIVNGEDALAVQQAINSSCMCVFYGLDHNQLWKTLRETGWPEDRPVEVIVADHIKALGLEGSEVFYQWLSYPRQENDKVPLQSACFRLSLPGKHQVANALAALAVTKVLHLDTSMVAQAFLTAQLSSLRWETHRFPQKITVINDAYNANPTAMKAALGTLSEIACQQRKVAILGDMYELGEMSSQFHQEVGKEVHRQGYNLLIAIGSLGLHIAEGALQAGMEKNKVYTYETRQEAALSIVPMLQAEDFVLIKASRGMGLEELVNVLVKALR, from the coding sequence ATGAGAAATCTTAAGATTGGTCAATTGGCCCAGTGGATCGATGGCAAGGTTTATGGCAACCAGCAGAGATTGTTTTCAGGTCTTGCTAGAATCGATAGTCGACAAGTTCAAGAAGGCGATCTCTTTTTTGCTTTTTCTGGAAAGAATACAGATGGACACAAGTATGTACCACAAGTTTTAGCAAAAGCTGTGGCAGCCGTAGTTGTCCAAGAATTTGATGAGCAGTGGCTAGATTGGCTACAACCAGAACAAGCCATTATTGTTGTTCATGATGTGCAGAAAGCATTACAGCAGGGAGCCCGGGCGTATAGGCAAAGTAGGAATGTTCCGGTCATTGCAATTACGGGCTCTACAGGCAAAACATCGACCAAGGATTTGGTGGCTACAGCCTTAGAAAGCACTTTGGACGTGATGAAAAGTCCAGGAAACTTTAACAATGAGATAGGTTTACCTCTCACCCTGCTTTCTATGCAAGATCATCATCAAGCACTTGTTCTAGAAATGGGAATGCGTGGACGGGGTCAAATTGAGGAGCTCTGTAGCATTGCCAGCCCTGATATCGCTGTTTTAACGAATATTGGCCCTGTTCATCTAGAATTGCTTGGTTCAATGGAAGCAATTGCCGAGGCAAAAGGTGAGCTGCTCCGTTCGTTACAACCAGAAGGGATTGCCATTGTCAATGGAGAAGATGCCTTGGCTGTTCAGCAGGCTATAAATAGCAGCTGCATGTGTGTTTTTTATGGTCTTGATCACAACCAGCTCTGGAAGACACTGCGAGAGACGGGGTGGCCAGAAGATAGGCCTGTAGAAGTGATTGTGGCGGATCATATTAAAGCTTTAGGCCTAGAAGGTTCAGAAGTTTTTTATCAATGGCTCTCTTATCCTCGACAAGAGAACGACAAGGTCCCCTTGCAATCTGCTTGTTTTCGTCTTTCTTTACCAGGAAAACATCAAGTGGCCAATGCATTGGCTGCACTGGCTGTTACGAAAGTATTACATCTCGATACGTCAATGGTAGCTCAAGCTTTTCTGACAGCCCAGTTGTCTTCTTTACGCTGGGAGACTCATCGTTTTCCTCAAAAAATTACTGTAATTAATGATGCCTATAATGCCAATCCCACAGCCATGAAGGCTGCTTTAGGAACTCTATCAGAGATTGCCTGTCAACAAAGGAAGGTAGCCATTCTCGGTGATATGTATGAGCTAGGAGAAATGTCTTCTCAATTTCACCAGGAAGTTGGGAAGGAAGTACATCGCCAGGGATACAATCTATTGATCGCCATTGGCTCTTTGGGCTTACATATTGCCGAAGGTGCTTTGCAGGCAGGCATGGAGAAAAATAAAGTCTATACCTATGAAACTCGTCAAGAAGCGGCTCTATCAATTGTACCGATGCTTCAGGCAGAAGACTTTGTGCTTATAAAAGCTTCCCGCGGGATGGGGTTGGAAGAATTGGTAAATGTCCTGGTTAAAGCGCTACGTTGA
- a CDS encoding cell division protein FtsQ/DivIB: MVRRRTNVLAFFFLSLLFLSIYYFIHSPYFGVTKITVDGINLLEEEEVIRLSGVRNGENLWRLDESRIQEQLFFHPHIKDVKVMRKWPSEVRLQIEERKPLAVIAQGASFVLLDSEGIYLKSIDSLRSFRIPVITGIEVTEASGPGQAFRDESISFALNVLMQFPPTLLLRIGELHVGVESRLVLYTTEGIEIRFGVAEHTQEKGEVLQEILNELALSGETNKVRYINVSSPKAPAIKPKVGAQLHGIRSMGITIGDGIYD; encoded by the coding sequence ATGGTTCGGAGACGTACCAATGTTCTCGCCTTCTTTTTTCTCTCTCTTCTTTTCTTATCAATCTATTACTTCATCCATTCACCCTACTTCGGTGTGACGAAAATAACCGTCGATGGCATCAACTTGTTAGAAGAAGAGGAAGTGATTCGTCTCTCTGGTGTTCGCAATGGTGAGAACTTGTGGCGTCTCGATGAGAGCCGTATTCAAGAGCAGCTTTTCTTTCACCCTCACATAAAAGATGTTAAGGTAATGCGAAAGTGGCCTTCTGAGGTTCGCTTACAAATTGAAGAAAGAAAGCCTCTCGCTGTTATAGCGCAAGGTGCTTCCTTTGTCCTCTTAGATTCTGAAGGAATTTATCTAAAATCAATCGACTCTCTTCGAAGCTTTCGTATTCCTGTTATAACAGGAATAGAGGTGACTGAAGCGAGCGGGCCAGGACAAGCTTTTCGTGACGAATCAATATCGTTTGCTTTAAACGTTTTAATGCAATTTCCACCTACATTACTTTTGCGCATTGGTGAGCTTCATGTTGGTGTCGAAAGCAGACTTGTACTTTATACGACAGAAGGTATAGAGATTCGATTTGGTGTTGCTGAACATACCCAGGAGAAAGGAGAAGTGTTACAGGAGATTTTGAATGAACTTGCTTTGAGCGGCGAAACAAATAAAGTTCGTTACATAAATGTTTCATCTCCTAAAGCACCGGCGATTAAGCCAAAGGTAGGTGCGCAATTGCACGGAATCAGAAGTATGGGTATAACCATCGGTGATGGAATCTATGACTAA